One Brassica napus cultivar Da-Ae chromosome A5, Da-Ae, whole genome shotgun sequence DNA window includes the following coding sequences:
- the BNACNNG28450D gene encoding uncharacterized protein BNACNNG28450D yields the protein MEVNGGEDQYEEASEWFVKYLNRQGDWLEKTRGNLMVAATVIAGMSFQVMVSPPGGVWQSDICSSGDQTGGTVPVCTAKAGTSVLEHESSKRGLYLGMVISSTVSFSASMSLILLVISGLRLRNRMIMAILVTFMVLAVLCISAAFFFAVALVQYEDDKIIYILMVYVGFWIVFPVIILVSQLVRFLGWLICFICCCCCPRRRRSPRRLLPVTPSPAH from the exons ATGGAAGTTAACGGTGGAGAAGATCAATACGAAGAAGCATCAGAGTGGTTTGTAAAGTATTTAAATCGTCAAGGTGATTGGTTAGAAAAGACCAGAGGAAATCTAATGGTTGCAGCGACAGTTATAGCTGGTATGAGTTTTCAAGTTATGGTTAGTCCTCCTGGTGGTGTATGGCAGAGTGATATTTGTTCTTCCGGTGATCAAACCGGTGGTACCGTACCGGTTTGTACGGCAAAAGCGGGAACTTCGGTATTGGAGCACGAGAGTTCGAAACGTGGACTCTATCTTGGAATGGTTATTAGCAGTACAGTTTCGTTTTCTGCCTCCATGAGCCTCATTCTACTTGTCATCAGTGGATTACGACTCAG GAACCGGATGATAATGGCGATCCTAGTGACATTTATGGTACTAGCGGTTCTTTGCATATCGGCGGCGTTTTTCTTCGCTGTCGCATTGGTTCAGTATGAAGATGATAAAATCATCTATATACTAATGGTTTATGTGGGATTCTGGATCGTGTTTCCTGTTATAATACTTGTAAGCCAACTAGTTCGGTTTTTAGGTTGGCTTATTTGTTTcatatgttgttgttgttgtccaCGTCGACGACGGTCCCCTCGACGGCTGTTGCCAGTGACTCCATCTCCTGCCCATTAA